In Campylobacter porcelli, the sequence AAAAGTTTGAAATCTTTTAAATTTAGTTTTTCTTGTAAAATTTGGATTAATTCATGCTCTTGATATAGAGTATTGATAGCACCTGGTTCGCCTGTAATATCATAATCATCAGCCATCTTAAAGCAGTTTGGCTCTATCATCTTGCCTACACCATATCTAAAGTCCCTAATGCTCCTTGTCCTAAGGAAAAAAATAGCATCTTTTTTATACATTTTATGCTCTTTTAAAAGTTCAAGTAGCCTTAAAAAATCAGCCCTTACAAAGTAATTTACAACATTTGGTATAAGCAAAATATCAGCATTTATACCACTATTTTTAGGTATAAAATCAAACATATCACTAGCAAAAAATGAGTAGTTTTTATACCCAAAGATATTTGCGAAATTATAGTTGGCATCTTCGATTTTTTGCGGATTTATATCTACACCTATACACTCATTATCATATGAAGCAAACAAGCTAAGATTATTACCATTGCTACAAGCTAGTTCTAATACCTTTTGATTTGTCAAATTATGCAAACCATTTTTAAAGAAAAATGGTATCATAGCACTATCTGGAAATTTCAAACCACTTAAATTTTTATACATATTTCTCTCCTAATTGATTTTTCCATAAATTATTATATCACTATCTTTGATATATACTCCGCTTTTTACATTTAAATTTTCGCTTGTAATAAGTGTAAAATCTCTTAAATTTAATTTTGATTTTAAGATTTCTACTAGTTCATACTCTTTATAGCAACTACAAATTATCCCCTTTTCGCCGCTATACTCATCGCCACTAAGGATAAATACCCCATCATCAATCTGCTCTCCAAGACCATATCTATGATCTTTTATACTTCTTGCTCTTATGAAAAAGTCGCTATTTGGCTCTATTAATTCATTTTTAATTATATTATCTAAAAGGGTTATAAAATCGGATTTTGTGATATAGTTTATCACATTTGGTATTAGTAAAACACCAGCTTTTAACCCTTTAGCACTCTTACAAAACTCCCTCATATCTTGATTAATAAATTTAAATTTATCAAATCCATATACATTAGTAAAATTAAAATTAGCATTTTCTACATTTTGCAAATTAAGCTCAACTCCGATAACTTCATAATCATAACTAGCAAAAACAGATAGATTATTACCATTATTACAGCCTAGTTCTAGGACTTTTTGGGGATTTGTGTTTAGATGATTTTTGAAAAAATAGCGTATAAGCTCAGCATCTGGATATTTAAAGCCTTTTAAATTTGAAATATAACCACTCATTAATCACTCGATAAGATAAAAATAGTTAGCAATTATAATAAATTTAAAATAATCATAGATAAATAGAGTTATTTTGGTTAAAAATATGTAAAATTTAGCCTTAAAATCTTAAAATACAAATTTACAATATCTAAGGAAAATAAGATGAGTAAAAAGATATTTATTACTGGGACTAGCACTGATGTAGGCAAGAGCTATATAAGTGCGTTGGTAGTTAAAAAAATGCGTGAATTTGGACTAAATGTCGGCTATTTCAAGCCAGTTTCAAGCGGAAATTTAGCAGATGATGAGATAATCCCGCTTGATGTAAAATTCGTGCGTGATTTTGCTAAGATTGAGCTAAATTACTCTCAAATGAGTGCTTATAATTTTATCAAGCCCTATTCTCCGCATTTATCAGCTAAAAATGAGAATAAAAGCGTAAATATGGACACAATCATATCTAAGCTTAATAATCTAGATGAAATTTGCGATTTTATGGTGGTTGAAGGGGCTGGTGGAGTGATATGTCCGCTTAGATATGATGATGAGAAGATAATGCTACTTGATCTGATAAAAGCTCTAAATTTAAGCGTTATAATAGTCGCAGACGCAGCCCTTGGAGCGATCAATCAAACTGGGCTAACTAGCTTTTATCTAAGGCAAAATGGCGTTGATATAAAGGGTGTGGTATTAAATAATTTTGATGAGAATTGCCCCATTTGCGTAGATAATAAAAAGATGATAAATGAGCTATTTGGTCTAAAAATTTTATCTTGTGTAAAAAGAGATGAGCTAAGCTTAGATATAAGCAAAGATGAGATTTTAAATATTTTTAATTAAGGATAAAATATGCTTTTGGATATAGCAAAGATGGATTTAGAGCTAATATGGCATCCGTGTTCGCAAATGTATGATTATAAGGAGCTACCGCCAATTGTGATAAAGCGTGGCAAGGGGGTTAAAATTTATGATGAAAATGATAAAGAGTATATCGATATAATCAGCTCTTGGTGGTGTAATCTACTAGGGCATTCAAATGAGTATATAAATAGTGCTATTAAAAATCAGCTTGATGAGATTGAGCATGTGATATTTGCCAATTTCACGCACGAAGGGGCTGTGAGATTAGCTAGTAGATTAAAGCAAATTTTACCGCCTAAACTAAGCAAATTTAACTTTTCCGATAATGGTAGCTCAGCTGTAGAGAGTGCGCTTAAGATGGCGTTTCAGTATCAGCACCAAGTAGGCAATACGCATAAGAATAAATTTATTTGCTTAAGTGGTGCTTATCACGGCGAGACTATCGGAGCGTTGAGCGTTGGGGCGCTTGATTTGTATGCTAAAATTTATGAGCCAATGCTCTTAAAAGCCATCCGCATAAAAGCCCCTGATATGTATAGAAGTGAATTTGAAGGTGATAGCGATGAGATCGCTATGAAATATTTCAAGCGGTATGTTGTGCCAGTTTTTGAACAACACGGCAAAGAGAGCGTGGCTTTGATAGTTGAGCCTATACTTCAAGCCGCAGCTGGAATGAAGATATATCCGCCTTTATATCTTAAGAAGCTAAGGCAAATTTGCGATGAGTATGAGGTGCTACTAATAGCTGATGAGATCGCTACTGGATTTGGTCGGACTGGGCGGATGTTTGCTTGTGAGCATGCGGATATTAGCCCTGATATTATGACACTTTCAAAGGGGCTAACTGGCGGATATATGCCAATGTCTATTACGGCTACTACTAATGAAATTTATGACGCTTTTTACGCACCATATTCGCAAGGCAAGGCGTTTATGCACTCTCATACATATAGTGGTAATCCGCTTGGGTGCGCTGCGGCAAATGCGGTTTTGGATATATTTGAGAGTCAAAATATATTAAGCCAAGCTCAAAATAACGCAATCTATCTAAAAAATGAGATAAACTCCGCTCTAAGCTCACATAAAAATGTAGGTCAAATTCGCTCCATCGGGCTAATAAATGCAATTGAGCTAGTGGAGCAAAAAGATGGTAAAAAGGCGTTTAACCCAGCCTTAAGAACCGGATATCAAATTTATAAAAAGGCTTTAAAAAATGGTCTTATACTAAGGCCGCTTGGCGATGTGATATACTTCAATCCGCCGCTAAATATCCAAAAAGATGAGATGAATGAAGCGATACAAAGATGCGTAAAAAGCATAGATGAGGTACTTGGGGGATTTTAGTTTTTTAAGATTAAAATAGCAAATTTATAACTTAGGCTAAAATCATTCTTAAAGTGCGAATTTAAGGCCTCAAAACTGCTTTTTGTAAGCTTAAATTCGCCCTTTATATTATTTACACCAGTATGTTTAAGATGGGTTAAAAGCTCTTTTAAATTGCTAAATTTAAGCTTGATTTGGCTCTCTTGTGCGTTTAAAATTTCAAAATTTTTGCTAAAAATTGCTCTTAGCTGGGCTAGATTTTTATACTCTAAGCTCTGATTTGTAAAGCTTGAAAGCTCCTTAAGTGTGCCATCTATAAATGTGCTAAAGGCTAAAATCCCGCCATTTTTTAAGCTAAATTTTAGGCTATAGCTTAAATTGTCAAGCTCATTTATCCATTGAAAAACTGAGCTTGAGATGATTAAATCTTGTTTATTTTTAATTTTTAACTGCGTAATATCGCCTATTTGAGTGCTAAATTTACTCATAAATTCACTCTCATAAAGGTCATTTAAAATCAAATTTTTACACTCTAACTGGCTTAAAATCAGCCTTGTCAAAACCCCGCTTCCAGCACCAATCTCATAAATATCATCGTAATTTTGCCTATAATTTTTAAGGCTATTTATCAAAATATCCGCAGCGTAAATTTGCGGTTTTGCGTAAATATCATAGAATTTAGCACCCTTAAATCTCAACTATCTCTCCAAAGCTTTTAAAGTTAAAAAATGCAAAATGTGGAGCATTTATAATCTTAGCTTTATCCTTAAAATATGCTAAAACCGCACTATTATCAAAGATCAAATCACGCTTACTAACATAAGCTCTGTTCCATAAAATATGGTTTTGGCAAGGTAAAATAGCATTTTTATAAAGATTTATAAGCTCGATTTTAGCGTTTTGATTAAATGTAAAATCTTGAAATTTTTGCTCATTAATGCCTAAAAAACAGAGTTTTTTAAAGCTTTCAAAATCAAACTCGCTTATACTTTTATAAAAAATATCTTTTTTAATCCCATACTTCTCATCTATACCAAAAGGGGTGCCATTTATGGCGATTGCGACCTTTAAGGGGGTGTTTTGTAGCGCCAAATTCGCAGCCCAAACGCCCATAGACCAAGAGATTAAATATATATCTTTATTAGCTAAAATCTCCCCATCAAACCTTAAATCGCTATAATCACTAACCACCAAAAGCCCATAATCTCCAAGCTCTAAGTGGCTAATGCTACTTTTATCAAAGCCATAACCTAAGAATAATACAATGAGTTTTTTAGAATCTTTAATGAGATCGATTTTCATCTAAAAGCCTTTTTAAATTCGCTAAATCACCACATTCCAAATCCGCTCTTAAGCTAATTCTAAGCCTTGCCTTGCCCTTTGGGACTGTAGGTGGGCGGATAGCTGGGACGAAGCAGCCAAGCTCATTTAAGGCATTTGATAGCTCTAAAGCCTTAGCATTTTCCCCAACCACAAAAGGACAGATATGGGTTGAATTAAGATTTAGAAAATTTATCAAATTTGCTAGATTTTCACGCCGTTTTGAGTGGTCTTTGGCTAGGATAAAATTACTCCACGCTACATTTATAGGCGGTATAGAGGTAGAATATATCAAGCTTCTAGCGCTATTTATAAATATATCTTTAAATTCCCCACTGCTTAAAATCACAGCCCCGCTACTTCCTACAGCCTTACTAAGCGTAACAAGGATAAAGTCAATATCACAACCCATATCGCCGCAAATTCCAAGCTCACTTAAAGCAAAAAACGAGTGAGCCTCATCGATATACAGCATTACATTATCATAACGCCTTTTTAATGATAGCATAAACTCTATATCAGCCCTATCCCCATCCATGCTAAAAATAGCTTCGCTTAGGATTATAATGCGTTTAACATTGCCTTGATTTTGCTTAATTAAACTCTCTAAGGCTTCATTATCATTATGGGCGTAGCGTTTGAAATTCGCATTTGCTAGCTTTAATGCATCAATCATACTTGCGTGTATTAATTTATCAGCTAAAAATAGAGTATCACTATCATTTAACGCACTGATACAGCTCAAATTCGCACAATATCCAGAGTTGAAAATTAACGCACTTTTTTTAAATTTACTCTCAAACCAACTCTCCAAACGCTCAAATTCATCACTTGAAGTATAGACTAGCCTACTAGCCCCAGAGCCAAAATACCAATCCCTATTAAGGCAAATTTTTAAAAATTCATCTCTTAAGGCTACACTACTTGCTATGCCTAAATAGTCATTACTACCTAAATTTAGCAGATTTTTGCCATTTAAATTTAGAAATTTTGAGCTTATCTTAGAGCGCTTTAACTCTCTAAAATTATCATCTTGCTTTGCTTTTTGTATATCAAACATTATAAACTCGCTTAATCTATTATAAAATTTAGCATTATATCAAAAAATAAAATTAAAAATAAAACAACATTTCAAAAACACCTAAACCAAAAATCTAAGATTATTTAAAATTCCACTTGGTTTTCTTAAAAATTTAAGATTTATTGTGATAAAATTTATTATTTTTTTAAGGTTTTAGTATGCTTGGAGTATTAAAAAATCTCGCATTTTGGGTTGTT encodes:
- the bioA gene encoding adenosylmethionine--8-amino-7-oxononanoate transaminase — translated: MLLDIAKMDLELIWHPCSQMYDYKELPPIVIKRGKGVKIYDENDKEYIDIISSWWCNLLGHSNEYINSAIKNQLDEIEHVIFANFTHEGAVRLASRLKQILPPKLSKFNFSDNGSSAVESALKMAFQYQHQVGNTHKNKFICLSGAYHGETIGALSVGALDLYAKIYEPMLLKAIRIKAPDMYRSEFEGDSDEIAMKYFKRYVVPVFEQHGKESVALIVEPILQAAAGMKIYPPLYLKKLRQICDEYEVLLIADEIATGFGRTGRMFACEHADISPDIMTLSKGLTGGYMPMSITATTNEIYDAFYAPYSQGKAFMHSHTYSGNPLGCAAANAVLDIFESQNILSQAQNNAIYLKNEINSALSSHKNVGQIRSIGLINAIELVEQKDGKKAFNPALRTGYQIYKKALKNGLILRPLGDVIYFNPPLNIQKDEMNEAIQRCVKSIDEVLGGF
- the bioD gene encoding dethiobiotin synthase, with product MSKKIFITGTSTDVGKSYISALVVKKMREFGLNVGYFKPVSSGNLADDEIIPLDVKFVRDFAKIELNYSQMSAYNFIKPYSPHLSAKNENKSVNMDTIISKLNNLDEICDFMVVEGAGGVICPLRYDDEKIMLLDLIKALNLSVIIVADAALGAINQTGLTSFYLRQNGVDIKGVVLNNFDENCPICVDNKKMINELFGLKILSCVKRDELSLDISKDEILNIFN
- a CDS encoding biotin synthase; the protein is MRFKGAKFYDIYAKPQIYAADILINSLKNYRQNYDDIYEIGAGSGVLTRLILSQLECKNLILNDLYESEFMSKFSTQIGDITQLKIKNKQDLIISSSVFQWINELDNLSYSLKFSLKNGGILAFSTFIDGTLKELSSFTNQSLEYKNLAQLRAIFSKNFEILNAQESQIKLKFSNLKELLTHLKHTGVNNIKGEFKLTKSSFEALNSHFKNDFSLSYKFAILILKN
- a CDS encoding pimeloyl-ACP methyl esterase BioG family protein, coding for MKIDLIKDSKKLIVLFLGYGFDKSSISHLELGDYGLLVVSDYSDLRFDGEILANKDIYLISWSMGVWAANLALQNTPLKVAIAINGTPFGIDEKYGIKKDIFYKSISEFDFESFKKLCFLGINEQKFQDFTFNQNAKIELINLYKNAILPCQNHILWNRAYVSKRDLIFDNSAVLAYFKDKAKIINAPHFAFFNFKSFGEIVEI
- a CDS encoding aminotransferase class I/II-fold pyridoxal phosphate-dependent enzyme, producing the protein MFDIQKAKQDDNFRELKRSKISSKFLNLNGKNLLNLGSNDYLGIASSVALRDEFLKICLNRDWYFGSGASRLVYTSSDEFERLESWFESKFKKSALIFNSGYCANLSCISALNDSDTLFLADKLIHASMIDALKLANANFKRYAHNDNEALESLIKQNQGNVKRIIILSEAIFSMDGDRADIEFMLSLKRRYDNVMLYIDEAHSFFALSELGICGDMGCDIDFILVTLSKAVGSSGAVILSSGEFKDIFINSARSLIYSTSIPPINVAWSNFILAKDHSKRRENLANLINFLNLNSTHICPFVVGENAKALELSNALNELGCFVPAIRPPTVPKGKARLRISLRADLECGDLANLKRLLDENRSH
- a CDS encoding class I SAM-dependent methyltransferase, which produces MSGYISNLKGFKYPDAELIRYFFKNHLNTNPQKVLELGCNNGNNLSVFASYDYEVIGVELNLQNVENANFNFTNVYGFDKFKFINQDMREFCKSAKGLKAGVLLIPNVINYITKSDFITLLDNIIKNELIEPNSDFFIRARSIKDHRYGLGEQIDDGVFILSGDEYSGEKGIICSCYKEYELVEILKSKLNLRDFTLITSENLNVKSGVYIKDSDIIIYGKIN
- a CDS encoding methyltransferase domain-containing protein; the encoded protein is MYKNLSGLKFPDSAMIPFFFKNGLHNLTNQKVLELACSNGNNLSLFASYDNECIGVDINPQKIEDANYNFANIFGYKNYSFFASDMFDFIPKNSGINADILLIPNVVNYFVRADFLRLLELLKEHKMYKKDAIFFLRTRSIRDFRYGVGKMIEPNCFKMADDYDITGEPGAINTLYQEHELIQILQEKLNLKDFKLLTYENQNLMKNNHIINDSDIVIYGKIS